In Deferribacteraceae bacterium V6Fe1, one genomic interval encodes:
- a CDS encoding sigma-54-dependent Fis family transcriptional regulator, protein MADKRSILIVDDDDNMQSALLETVKRLGFDVDTASDGSEGFDMAMKKTYDLIISDIRMPKVDGLKMYEMLKSAGIHTPICFITAYGTVDNAIKALKEGAFDFIIKPFPLHVVEEMISRVFEIQEVKHGKKEGEVNLIFKSKFMEEVFNIAKDIAPTEATVLITGESGTGKEVVAKFIHENSRRKGQFIAINCAAIPESLIESELFGYEKGAFTGAVNKKPGKFELADGGTLLLDEIGEVPLNLQAKLLRVLQEKEIERLGSTAKQKINVRIIATTNRNLKEEVEKGNFREDLYYRLNVINIELPPLRKRKEDILAMTSFLAL, encoded by the coding sequence ATGGCTGACAAAAGAAGTATTTTGATAGTGGATGATGATGATAATATGCAAAGTGCACTTCTTGAAACCGTAAAAAGGCTTGGCTTTGACGTGGATACAGCTTCAGATGGGAGTGAAGGTTTTGATATGGCAATGAAAAAAACTTATGATTTGATTATATCGGACATAAGGATGCCAAAGGTTGACGGGCTTAAAATGTACGAAATGCTTAAATCCGCAGGAATTCACACCCCCATATGCTTTATCACCGCATATGGCACAGTTGATAATGCCATCAAAGCTTTAAAAGAAGGTGCTTTCGACTTTATAATCAAACCCTTCCCTCTTCACGTTGTTGAAGAGATGATTTCAAGAGTGTTTGAAATACAGGAAGTAAAGCATGGGAAAAAAGAGGGGGAAGTAAATTTAATATTCAAAAGTAAATTTATGGAAGAGGTCTTCAATATAGCAAAAGATATAGCTCCTACTGAGGCTACCGTCCTTATCACAGGGGAATCAGGCACTGGTAAAGAGGTTGTCGCCAAATTTATTCATGAAAACAGCAGAAGAAAGGGGCAATTTATTGCTATAAATTGTGCTGCTATCCCCGAAAGCCTCATCGAAAGCGAACTTTTTGGCTATGAAAAAGGTGCATTTACGGGGGCTGTAAATAAAAAGCCCGGTAAATTTGAACTTGCTGACGGAGGCACACTCCTCTTGGATGAAATAGGGGAGGTCCCGTTAAATCTTCAAGCTAAGCTTTTGAGAGTCTTGCAGGAGAAAGAGATAGAAAGGCTCGGTTCCACAGCAAAACAAAAGATAAATGTTAGAATAATAGCCACTACCAATAGAAATTTAAAAGAAGAAGTGGAAAAAGGTAATTTTAGAGAGGATTTATACTATAGGCTAAATGTAATAAATATCGAATTGCCCCCTTTAAGAAAAAGAAAAGAAGACATTTTGGCTATGACAAGTTTTTTGGCTCTGTAA
- a CDS encoding ATP-binding protein — translation MEKETKKSIDINELHEAFKIFSEASNNLTASYEALKSEVARLKDEIKTKNQQLKEYGELVDTILMNSSSGILTVNSDKEILLKNNIAENLVKIFGNDFLNLLYTFEETGLFEFNIKDNYFKVSVSKFNMNNVSGLIYIFDDITNLKLMEIEKQRHEKLALMGEMAANIAHQIRNPLGSIELFTSLLQRDLKGDEPKVNLTNSILKGIKTINSTISNILLFTKDVKVKKQLYFIADIVDDVVLYLMHLMKDKNIQFINKIGENDTIYCDIELTKQCIMNLIHNAIDAVDNGGKIIVSSSSDDKYSEIEITDDGHGIPKDFLNRLFIPFQTTKAKGTGLGLSIVYKIIKAHGGNIIPESIPNEYTSFKLIIPK, via the coding sequence TTGGAAAAAGAAACTAAGAAATCAATAGATATAAATGAACTACATGAAGCCTTCAAGATATTCAGTGAAGCATCAAACAACCTCACTGCAAGTTATGAAGCACTCAAAAGTGAAGTGGCAAGGCTTAAAGATGAAATCAAAACTAAAAACCAACAACTAAAAGAATATGGAGAGCTTGTAGACACAATCTTAATGAACAGCAGTAGCGGAATCCTTACCGTAAACAGCGACAAAGAGATACTTCTTAAAAACAATATAGCTGAAAATTTAGTAAAAATTTTTGGAAATGATTTCTTAAATTTATTATATACTTTTGAAGAAACAGGCTTGTTCGAATTTAATATTAAAGACAACTACTTTAAAGTTAGCGTAAGTAAATTTAATATGAATAATGTTAGCGGCTTGATTTACATATTTGATGATATAACTAATCTAAAACTTATGGAAATTGAAAAGCAGAGGCACGAAAAACTAGCCCTTATGGGTGAGATGGCTGCAAATATTGCCCATCAAATCAGAAACCCTCTTGGCAGTATAGAGCTTTTCACTTCCCTTCTGCAAAGGGATTTAAAAGGGGATGAGCCCAAAGTCAACCTCACCAACTCCATACTAAAGGGGATAAAAACCATAAACAGCACAATTTCAAACATTCTGCTTTTTACTAAAGATGTTAAGGTAAAAAAACAGTTATACTTTATTGCAGATATTGTAGACGACGTAGTCCTTTATTTGATGCATCTTATGAAAGATAAAAATATTCAGTTTATAAACAAAATAGGTGAAAATGACACTATTTATTGCGATATTGAATTAACAAAACAGTGCATAATGAATCTTATACACAATGCTATTGATGCAGTTGACAATGGTGGAAAAATTATAGTTAGCTCATCTTCTGACGACAAATATTCAGAAATTGAAATAACTGACGATGGGCACGGAATCCCTAAAGATTTCTTAAACAGGCTATTCATCCCCTTTCAAACCACAAAAGCAAAAGGAACAGGGCTTGGTTTATCAATAGTCTATAAAATCATAAAAGCTCACGGCGGAAATATTATCCCTGAGAGCATACCTAATGAGTACACAAGCTTTAAGCTAATAATTCCAAAATAA
- a CDS encoding tetratricopeptide repeat protein — MRKIILIFTILTISNIQLFAGEILIKQLSFATELLLKIENIKVINSKIENNTATITFNKNLDIKVDNIKDNFIENINSMNNQLVINLKTPASIDTVVGEKEVKIFITKRKVNSNFNIQNIIENPKAVVGKEIVKDPVAESELLTIKNRIENEDYQNAINQINDFINKHGNDIYGQEAYFLLGKAYMGLGRFSDRNYVQASAIFEDFAKRYSNSYLYIDALWNSAIAKESAGLYFEAIFEYRNIISTMPDTELAKKAYEKIGQIYENIGQYDKAIESYREMLSKFQVDNIKLYAKIGMLYNQLKDINAAYEYFSKILDSDIEYNELGEDILYNFASILEKKEFYDKAISINEKIYNLYPEGKYADLAMFKAAQILEKTGKDKLADQLYLDAKNKYFNKKGGQLSALRYAKKYLERNITDYWIEFLRDVLNSDIDVNIKSEGYLLIIESYFREKMLDNALEYIKIFESSFFDSPYLSQVYDVKQKIYMENAKNYFKSGNLDMAKNELSRLLNEFPDTKFKKEINSILEDIRFKEIIALFNNRKYHDVIEQAQGYMATNKELTNIDRWKDLLDNAYYEYITMLDTTGNIDTTLLFLKEYFINIENGKHSNKLKEILNSNLLHKFSKLAEEGNHIDILKTYYDNISWLKYLTENTRDSVFSYVAYAYYSLGEIQKAKEIIRNIKGVRNNDIFIIKMLLNENTADYDINKLDINQIRFLANEFYKTNPVKGMNELKKYTANRELAFILRAKMIEKINDNQIVENFYNEIFNYENYTNQELIRLLLNGGIYFYNVNNYDKSKQFFEKVTALKNTDDGMLGDSHYYLGKIYLQNKDEANALKHFTEVSNKYKNSSFYKEAVMELEDLNWKKKLRNQ, encoded by the coding sequence ATGAGAAAAATAATTTTAATTTTTACAATACTTACAATTAGTAACATTCAGCTATTCGCGGGGGAAATTCTCATAAAACAGCTTAGCTTTGCCACAGAGCTTTTACTTAAAATTGAGAACATAAAAGTCATAAATTCAAAAATTGAAAATAATACAGCCACTATAACTTTTAATAAAAATCTTGATATTAAAGTTGATAATATTAAGGATAACTTTATCGAAAATATTAACTCAATGAATAATCAACTGGTAATAAATCTAAAAACACCTGCAAGTATTGACACAGTTGTCGGAGAAAAAGAGGTGAAAATCTTTATTACAAAAAGGAAAGTAAACAGCAATTTCAATATCCAAAATATCATAGAAAATCCGAAAGCTGTCGTTGGCAAAGAAATTGTAAAAGACCCTGTGGCAGAATCGGAACTTTTAACAATAAAAAATAGGATTGAAAATGAAGACTATCAAAACGCAATCAATCAAATAAATGACTTTATTAATAAACATGGCAATGACATATACGGTCAGGAAGCGTATTTCTTGCTTGGCAAAGCTTATATGGGATTAGGGCGTTTTTCAGATAGAAATTATGTGCAAGCATCTGCAATATTTGAAGATTTCGCCAAGAGATATTCAAACAGCTACCTTTACATAGATGCTCTTTGGAATTCCGCAATTGCAAAAGAGAGCGCAGGCCTATACTTTGAAGCAATTTTTGAATACAGAAACATTATCAGCACTATGCCAGACACTGAGCTTGCCAAAAAAGCATACGAAAAGATTGGACAGATATATGAAAACATAGGGCAATATGACAAGGCAATCGAAAGTTACAGGGAAATGCTCAGTAAGTTTCAAGTGGATAATATTAAGCTTTATGCAAAAATAGGTATGCTTTATAATCAGTTAAAAGACATAAATGCCGCATATGAGTACTTTTCCAAAATACTTGATAGCGATATTGAATATAACGAGTTAGGAGAAGATATCTTATACAACTTTGCATCAATTCTTGAAAAAAAAGAATTTTATGACAAGGCAATTTCAATAAACGAGAAGATTTACAACCTTTATCCTGAAGGGAAATATGCAGATTTGGCAATGTTTAAAGCAGCCCAAATTTTGGAAAAAACTGGAAAAGATAAACTTGCGGACCAACTTTACCTTGATGCAAAAAATAAATATTTTAACAAAAAAGGGGGGCAACTTTCTGCGCTCAGGTATGCCAAAAAATATTTGGAAAGAAATATAACTGACTATTGGATAGAGTTTTTAAGAGATGTTTTAAATTCCGATATTGATGTTAATATCAAATCTGAAGGTTATTTACTAATAATTGAATCTTATTTCAGAGAAAAGATGCTTGATAACGCACTTGAATATATTAAGATTTTTGAGTCATCTTTCTTTGACTCCCCTTATCTTAGCCAGGTATATGATGTCAAACAGAAAATCTATATGGAAAATGCAAAAAATTATTTCAAAAGCGGCAATCTCGATATGGCTAAAAACGAGCTCAGCAGACTCTTAAATGAATTCCCAGACACAAAATTTAAAAAAGAGATAAACTCAATCCTTGAGGACATTAGATTTAAGGAAATAATTGCCCTTTTTAATAATAGAAAATATCACGACGTGATTGAACAAGCTCAAGGATACATGGCCACAAACAAAGAGCTTACAAATATTGACAGATGGAAAGACTTGCTTGATAATGCTTATTACGAATACATCACAATGCTTGACACTACAGGCAACATTGATACTACTTTGCTCTTTCTGAAAGAATACTTTATAAATATAGAAAATGGAAAACATAGCAACAAATTAAAAGAAATATTGAATTCCAATTTATTACACAAATTCAGTAAGTTGGCAGAAGAAGGTAACCATATCGACATCCTAAAAACTTACTATGATAACATCTCATGGCTCAAATATTTGACTGAAAACACAAGAGATTCTGTTTTCAGTTACGTGGCGTATGCTTATTATTCACTTGGAGAAATCCAAAAAGCAAAGGAAATCATACGAAATATAAAAGGGGTAAGAAATAACGATATTTTTATCATCAAGATGCTACTAAATGAAAATACGGCTGATTACGACATAAATAAGCTCGATATCAATCAAATAAGGTTTCTAGCAAATGAATTTTATAAAACAAATCCCGTAAAAGGTATGAACGAACTCAAAAAATATACGGCAAACAGGGAATTAGCGTTTATCTTAAGAGCAAAAATGATTGAGAAAATAAACGATAATCAAATAGTAGAAAACTTTTACAATGAAATATTCAATTACGAAAATTATACCAACCAAGAGCTTATAAGATTGTTGCTAAATGGCGGAATTTATTTTTATAACGTCAACAATTACGACAAGTCCAAGCAATTTTTTGAAAAGGTTACAGCTTTGAAAAATACGGATGACGGTATGTTAGGGGATTCCCATTATTATTTGGGAAAAATATATCTTCAAAACAAAGATGAAGCAAATGCTTTAAAACATTTTACAGAAGTATCAAATAAATATAAAAATTCATCCTTTTACAAAGAAGCCGTGATGGAATTAGAGGATTTAAATTGGAAAAAGAAACTAAGAAATCAATAG
- the proV gene encoding glycine betaine/L-proline ABC transporter ATP-binding protein ProV: MSEKQKIVVNNLFKIFGPTPEKAMKLINQGLTKDEIFKKTGNNVGVQNASFSINEGEIFVIMGLSGSGKSTLVRMLNRLIEPTSGEVIIDGKDITKMKYNELISLRRTQMSMVFQSFALLPHLNVIDNVCFGLELAKVDKKSRYERGMAALEQVGLAQYAKSMPDELSGGMRQRVGLARALAVDPQILLMDEAFSALDPLIRSEMQDELLELQSKQKRTIVFISHDLDEAIKLGDRIAIMEGGKIVQIGTAEEILKNPADDYVKAFFKGVDPANILTAGDLLRKDTQVTVIRHPGDGPRVALQRLINYDRDYGYVLDKDRRFVGIVSADKLKEILNDDRELTIVDALIEKVEPVNINEPMQNLLELLAKSNVPIPVVDDDMRFKGVISRNSFIKSLYQNKSEMENVNV; the protein is encoded by the coding sequence ATGAGCGAAAAACAAAAAATTGTTGTTAATAATCTATTCAAAATTTTTGGCCCCACCCCTGAAAAGGCTATGAAGCTTATAAATCAAGGGCTGACGAAGGATGAAATATTTAAAAAAACAGGTAATAATGTCGGGGTGCAAAATGCATCATTTTCTATAAATGAAGGTGAGATATTTGTCATAATGGGCTTGTCAGGCTCAGGTAAATCTACGCTTGTAAGGATGCTTAACAGATTGATAGAGCCTACCAGTGGTGAAGTTATAATTGACGGTAAAGATATTACAAAAATGAAATACAATGAGCTTATCAGCTTGAGAAGGACACAGATGAGTATGGTCTTTCAATCATTTGCTCTTTTGCCTCATTTAAATGTTATTGATAATGTTTGTTTCGGTTTGGAGCTTGCAAAAGTCGATAAGAAAAGCAGATATGAAAGAGGCATGGCTGCCCTTGAACAGGTAGGCCTTGCTCAATACGCTAAAAGTATGCCTGATGAGCTATCAGGCGGGATGCGTCAAAGGGTGGGACTTGCAAGAGCTTTGGCAGTAGACCCGCAAATTTTGCTTATGGATGAGGCGTTTTCCGCGCTTGATCCCCTAATAAGAAGTGAAATGCAAGACGAGCTTTTGGAGCTGCAGTCAAAACAAAAAAGGACAATTGTGTTTATTTCCCATGACTTGGATGAAGCTATCAAATTAGGTGACAGAATAGCCATAATGGAAGGTGGCAAGATTGTTCAGATAGGGACTGCGGAGGAGATACTAAAAAATCCCGCTGATGATTATGTTAAGGCATTTTTTAAAGGGGTCGACCCCGCAAATATTTTGACAGCCGGTGACCTACTGAGAAAAGATACTCAAGTGACGGTAATAAGGCATCCCGGAGACGGACCGAGAGTCGCTTTACAGAGGCTGATTAATTATGACAGAGACTACGGCTATGTCCTTGATAAGGATAGAAGGTTTGTCGGTATCGTTTCTGCTGATAAATTAAAGGAAATTCTTAATGATGATAGAGAGTTGACTATTGTGGATGCATTAATAGAAAAAGTTGAGCCGGTTAATATAAATGAGCCTATGCAGAATTTATTGGAGTTGTTAGCTAAGTCTAATGTGCCTATCCCTGTGGTAGACGATGATATGAGGTTTAAAGGGGTTATTTCCAGAAACTCTTTTATAAAATCTTTGTATCAAAATAAGTCTGAGATGGAGAATGTAAATGTTTGA
- a CDS encoding proline/glycine betaine ABC transporter permease yields MFDKKVIPLDKWVQDGIDYIVDNYRDFFQAVKLPIEKTLDWLDWLFNTVNPVIIIILFALLAYKLSGKRLAIFSVITFVFIGLLGLWHESMTTLAMIAASVFFCVIVGVPLGIMSGKSDKFENTLRPLLDAMQTTPAFVYLIPVVMLFSIGNVSGVIATIVFALPPIVRLTSLGIRQVDKELVEAGVAFGATKWQLLLKVQIPLAWPTIMAGLNQTIMMALSMVVIAALIGSGGLGEPVFQGLNNLDIGLAFIGGISIVLMAIVLDRLSQNIGKKSK; encoded by the coding sequence ATGTTTGATAAGAAAGTTATACCTTTGGATAAATGGGTTCAGGACGGCATCGATTATATTGTTGACAATTATCGTGATTTTTTCCAAGCAGTAAAGTTGCCTATAGAAAAGACGCTCGATTGGCTGGATTGGTTATTTAATACAGTTAATCCTGTAATAATTATAATTCTGTTTGCTCTGTTAGCTTACAAACTATCAGGAAAAAGACTCGCGATTTTTTCAGTGATTACTTTTGTATTTATTGGGCTGTTGGGGTTATGGCATGAATCTATGACTACCTTGGCTATGATAGCGGCATCGGTATTCTTTTGTGTTATAGTTGGCGTCCCGCTTGGCATAATGTCAGGTAAAAGTGATAAATTTGAAAATACGCTAAGGCCTTTGCTTGATGCAATGCAGACAACTCCGGCATTTGTATATCTTATCCCCGTAGTTATGCTTTTTAGTATAGGGAATGTTTCAGGGGTAATTGCTACCATTGTCTTTGCTCTCCCTCCAATAGTTAGACTAACAAGTCTTGGCATAAGGCAGGTTGATAAAGAGCTTGTGGAAGCGGGGGTAGCATTTGGGGCTACAAAGTGGCAGCTTCTTTTAAAGGTGCAGATACCTTTGGCTTGGCCTACGATAATGGCCGGGCTCAATCAGACAATTATGATGGCTCTTTCAATGGTTGTTATTGCTGCTTTGATTGGCTCGGGCGGTTTAGGAGAGCCGGTTTTTCAGGGGCTTAACAATCTTGATATCGGGCTGGCATTCATCGGAGGTATCAGTATTGTATTGATGGCAATAGTCTTAGATAGGCTTAGCCAAAATATAGGTAAAAAAAGTAAATAG
- the proX gene encoding glycine betaine/L-proline ABC transporter substrate-binding protein ProX — protein MKRIFFTSLLVIALAFPAFSYQKMPGKGITVRPARATWDTGYFQEALIRRALETLGYNVKKPKELQNALFYKSVALGDVDYWANGWFPNHWGQTPKNFKEKAGIYGTVVKAGGLQGYLVSKSAVDKFNIQSLDDFKRPEVKKAFDANGDGKADLVACPPGWGCALVIDHHMKVYDLAGDINLIKASYAASMAEAMARHQKGEPIFFYTWAPNWTIFKLKPGEDVMWINVPKIIPRSSQKSGEDRMTVSGVKGAVTDPLKAGFVVSDINIVANHKFIEKNPPIKAFFSVFSLPLEDINEQNTKMYEGEKSEQDIQRHVDQWIAKNKEKWNAWLEEARKAAK, from the coding sequence ATGAAGAGGATTTTTTTTACAAGTTTGTTAGTAATTGCTTTGGCATTTCCGGCTTTTAGTTATCAGAAAATGCCGGGGAAAGGTATTACAGTAAGACCTGCAAGGGCAACGTGGGATACCGGCTATTTTCAAGAAGCCCTTATAAGAAGAGCCCTTGAAACCTTGGGGTATAACGTTAAAAAGCCTAAAGAGCTTCAGAATGCCCTTTTCTATAAATCGGTTGCTCTTGGGGACGTAGATTATTGGGCAAATGGTTGGTTTCCAAATCATTGGGGACAAACGCCTAAAAACTTTAAAGAGAAAGCCGGAATATACGGTACCGTTGTAAAGGCAGGCGGGCTCCAAGGTTATTTGGTTTCAAAAAGTGCAGTTGACAAGTTTAACATCCAATCTCTTGATGACTTTAAGAGGCCTGAAGTTAAAAAGGCATTTGATGCAAATGGTGATGGTAAAGCAGATCTTGTGGCATGCCCTCCCGGGTGGGGTTGTGCTTTGGTTATAGACCACCATATGAAAGTATATGATTTGGCTGGAGATATTAATCTTATTAAAGCATCATATGCGGCAAGTATGGCAGAAGCTATGGCAAGACATCAAAAAGGGGAACCGATTTTCTTTTACACTTGGGCTCCGAACTGGACTATTTTTAAGCTGAAGCCGGGTGAAGATGTGATGTGGATAAATGTACCTAAAATTATTCCGAGATCTTCTCAGAAGAGTGGCGAAGATAGGATGACCGTTAGTGGAGTTAAAGGTGCTGTAACTGATCCTTTGAAGGCAGGTTTTGTGGTTAGTGATATAAATATAGTTGCCAACCATAAGTTTATAGAAAAAAATCCCCCAATCAAAGCATTTTTCAGTGTTTTTTCCCTTCCGTTGGAAGATATTAACGAACAAAATACCAAGATGTATGAAGGTGAGAAATCCGAGCAAGATATTCAGAGGCATGTTGACCAGTGGATAGCAAAAAATAAAGAAAAGTGGAATGCATGGCTTGAAGAGGCAAGAAAAGCTGCAAAATAA
- the leuC gene encoding 3-isopropylmalate dehydratase large subunit gives MGKNLFQKVWDIHKVADLPGGRTQLFIGLHLIHEVTSPQAFAMIKELGLKVAYPDRTFATCDHIIPTDNISRPFADSMAEEMMQALEKNTKENGITFFGPESGYQGVVHIVGPELGLTQPGITVACGDSHTATHGAFGAIAFGIGTSQVRDVLATQTMALNDLKVRRVEVNGKLKPGVYAKDIILYLIRHLGVNGGIGYAYEFAGSTIENLSMEGRMTVCNMAIEGGARVGYVNPDAKTYDYLKGKKYAPKGEKWDKMLAYWESIKSDKDAEYDDVVVFNAEDIEPMVTWGINPEQGIGISEKLPMGDNPSFKEAYEYMKLKPGAPIKGTKIDVAFIGSCTNGRIEDLREAAKYLKGKKVASHVKALAVPGSATVKAKAEAEGLDKIFIEAGFEWRNPGCSMCLAMNPDKLVGDQICASTSNRNFKGRQGSSSGRTILMSPAMAAAAAVTGEVSDVREVFGLN, from the coding sequence ATGGGTAAGAATCTTTTTCAAAAGGTGTGGGATATTCATAAAGTTGCCGACCTGCCCGGTGGCAGGACACAATTATTTATAGGTTTGCACCTTATACATGAGGTTACAAGTCCTCAAGCCTTTGCCATGATTAAAGAGTTAGGATTAAAGGTCGCATATCCAGATAGGACTTTTGCGACATGTGATCATATAATTCCGACCGACAATATCTCAAGGCCTTTTGCCGACTCAATGGCTGAAGAGATGATGCAAGCACTTGAAAAAAATACCAAAGAGAATGGGATTACTTTTTTTGGTCCTGAATCGGGGTATCAGGGGGTTGTGCATATCGTAGGTCCTGAGTTGGGGCTTACACAGCCAGGTATTACTGTTGCCTGTGGAGATTCCCATACGGCTACCCACGGTGCTTTCGGGGCGATAGCGTTTGGTATAGGCACTAGTCAGGTGAGGGACGTTTTGGCAACCCAGACAATGGCTCTTAACGATTTAAAAGTGAGAAGGGTTGAAGTAAACGGTAAACTCAAACCGGGTGTGTATGCAAAAGATATAATTTTGTATTTAATCAGACACTTGGGCGTAAATGGTGGTATCGGGTATGCTTATGAATTTGCTGGGAGCACAATAGAAAATCTCTCAATGGAAGGGAGAATGACTGTTTGTAATATGGCAATAGAAGGTGGTGCGAGAGTAGGGTATGTTAACCCTGATGCAAAAACTTATGATTACCTGAAAGGTAAAAAGTATGCACCTAAAGGTGAGAAATGGGATAAAATGCTTGCTTACTGGGAGAGTATCAAGTCTGATAAGGATGCGGAATATGATGACGTGGTGGTATTTAATGCGGAAGATATCGAACCTATGGTCACTTGGGGGATAAATCCGGAGCAGGGGATTGGCATATCTGAAAAACTGCCGATGGGTGACAATCCATCATTTAAAGAGGCATATGAATATATGAAACTTAAACCGGGTGCCCCTATTAAAGGGACTAAAATAGATGTGGCTTTTATAGGGAGCTGTACTAATGGTCGTATTGAGGATTTAAGGGAAGCTGCAAAATATTTGAAAGGGAAGAAAGTTGCAAGCCATGTGAAGGCTCTTGCAGTCCCTGGGTCAGCTACTGTTAAGGCAAAAGCTGAAGCGGAAGGTCTTGATAAGATATTTATTGAGGCAGGATTTGAATGGAGAAACCCCGGCTGCTCTATGTGTCTTGCCATGAATCCTGACAAGCTTGTAGGGGATCAGATATGCGCTTCTACTTCCAATAGGAATTTTAAAGGAAGACAAGGTTCATCTTCTGGAAGGACTATTTTGATGAGTCCGGCGATGGCTGCAGCAGCAGCGGTTACCGGTGAAGTTAGTGATGTCAGAGAAGTTTTCGGGTTAAATTAA
- the leuD gene encoding 3-isopropylmalate dehydratase small subunit — protein MSIKPIKKVMGKGVPILGDDIDTDRIIPARYLKCVTFDGIGEFAFYDERFDSDGKPKNHPLNDNRFKDASIIIAGNNFGCGSSREHAPQSIKRAGFSAIIAESFAEIFYGNSTTLGLVCVTLSNDEIVELAKTVEANPNIQIEIDIEGEVIRAGDKVYKCGIKPSTKKSLLDGEYDSLGVLLKNMDKVKEVEKNLPYSFA, from the coding sequence ATGTCAATTAAACCTATAAAAAAAGTAATGGGAAAAGGTGTACCAATTTTAGGGGATGATATTGATACTGATAGAATAATTCCTGCAAGGTATCTCAAATGTGTTACCTTTGACGGTATCGGAGAATTTGCATTTTATGATGAAAGGTTTGACAGTGACGGTAAGCCTAAAAATCATCCTTTAAATGACAACAGGTTTAAAGATGCATCAATAATAATAGCCGGTAATAATTTTGGTTGCGGCTCTTCCAGAGAGCACGCTCCCCAGTCTATTAAAAGGGCAGGTTTTAGTGCTATTATTGCAGAAAGTTTTGCTGAAATTTTTTATGGCAATTCCACAACTTTAGGGCTTGTATGTGTAACTTTGTCAAATGATGAAATCGTAGAATTGGCAAAAACCGTTGAGGCAAACCCAAATATTCAGATTGAGATTGATATTGAAGGGGAAGTAATTAGAGCCGGAGATAAGGTATACAAATGCGGAATAAAACCTTCCACAAAGAAATCGTTGTTGGACGGGGAATATGACAGCCTTGGAGTGCTTTTGAAAAATATGGATAAAGTCAAGGAAGTTGAAAAAAATCTGCCATATAGTTTTGCGTAA